Proteins encoded together in one Aerosakkonema funiforme FACHB-1375 window:
- a CDS encoding metal ABC transporter substrate-binding protein — protein MGRKKYEWLAIAGVLLALWLNGCTQTTSNPVGQASPPVKPVGQASSPVVVATSTIIADLAEEVGGDEIQLKGILQPGADPHVYEPVPADSLALEKANLILYNGYNLEPGLIKLMNATGGKARKLPVGEVVKPLQLDKGKGEVVPDPHVWGDAENVIGMVNAIRDALIELSPEDKQKFTQNAARLTDELKQLDTWIAQQIATIPADKRKLITTHDAFQYYSRAYRIAVVGTLIGISTEEQPSAQTVRRLVDSVKGTGVSAIFAETTINPALIKTVAQEAGVKLAPKQLYSDSIGAKGSDGDTYIKMMIANTRSIVEALGGKYRPFQLNSKAKTTS, from the coding sequence ATGGGACGCAAAAAATACGAATGGCTGGCAATAGCTGGGGTATTGCTGGCACTCTGGCTGAACGGATGTACTCAAACCACCTCAAACCCTGTGGGACAGGCGTCCCCGCCTGTCAAACCTGTGGGACAGGCATCCTCGCCTGTCGTAGTAGCAACCAGCACCATCATCGCCGACTTAGCAGAAGAAGTAGGGGGAGATGAAATTCAACTAAAAGGAATTTTACAACCGGGTGCCGATCCCCACGTTTACGAACCCGTACCGGCAGACAGTCTGGCGTTAGAGAAAGCTAACCTGATTTTGTATAACGGCTACAACTTGGAACCGGGATTGATTAAACTAATGAACGCGACGGGTGGGAAAGCGCGTAAGTTGCCAGTCGGGGAAGTGGTGAAACCGTTACAGCTCGACAAAGGTAAAGGTGAAGTAGTGCCAGATCCCCACGTTTGGGGAGATGCAGAAAATGTAATTGGGATGGTGAATGCTATTCGCGATGCCTTGATTGAGCTATCGCCAGAAGACAAACAAAAATTTACCCAAAATGCAGCACGACTGACCGATGAATTGAAACAGTTAGATACCTGGATCGCACAACAAATTGCCACTATCCCAGCTGACAAGCGCAAACTAATCACAACTCACGATGCCTTTCAATATTATTCCCGCGCTTATAGAATAGCCGTTGTCGGCACTTTGATCGGCATCAGTACAGAGGAACAACCCAGTGCCCAAACAGTACGGCGACTGGTAGATTCAGTGAAGGGGACGGGTGTGTCGGCGATATTTGCCGAAACAACAATTAATCCGGCTTTGATTAAGACAGTAGCTCAGGAAGCCGGGGTAAAATTAGCGCCCAAGCAACTTTATTCCGATTCGATCGGTGCTAAAGGCAGTGACGGAGATACCTACATTAAAATGATGATTGCCAACACGCGATCGATCGTCGAAGCTTTAGGAGGAAAGTATAGACCTTTTCAACTAAATAGTAAAGCCAAAACCACTTCTTGA
- a CDS encoding alpha/beta hydrolase family protein has translation MTVRAFFQSVKVENITAPYDTIFLKVLYPARIGSENIQAYQGIIPADSAKAPFPVVIFFSGFNCEPALYQWLAVELVERGLVVVTFAWVAEYLPGIVGITPGVNVAMSAPDTYGTGATALALPAILAELDRLQKQGILAGMLDLQKIVLGGHSGGGRLALENADPRFYPQVAAAFSYGGHSAAATILGFAPGTFLPLPSELPMLLIGGTRDGVIAASRGMYGLSKADPGKSIEETFDKAIVGGREDCYLVLLEGANHFSITYPPDTTAGSSLLDLPATQPEDRIRSLLSEIVGLFIEAYVRHKPEALQALQNMLINTNALIAYCQQK, from the coding sequence ATGACAGTTCGCGCTTTTTTCCAGTCAGTTAAAGTAGAGAATATCACTGCACCCTACGACACAATTTTTTTAAAGGTGCTATATCCAGCGCGAATAGGAAGTGAAAATATCCAAGCCTATCAAGGCATTATACCTGCCGACTCCGCAAAGGCTCCATTTCCAGTTGTGATTTTTTTTAGCGGATTTAACTGCGAACCGGCATTATATCAGTGGTTGGCGGTTGAGCTTGTGGAACGCGGATTGGTGGTAGTTACATTTGCTTGGGTGGCTGAATACCTGCCAGGAATAGTCGGTATAACTCCCGGAGTTAACGTGGCAATGTCTGCACCTGATACTTACGGTACTGGTGCGACTGCCTTGGCGTTACCTGCAATATTAGCAGAACTCGATCGTCTTCAGAAGCAGGGAATTTTGGCAGGAATGCTGGACTTGCAAAAAATCGTTTTGGGCGGACATTCCGGTGGTGGTAGATTAGCTTTAGAAAATGCTGACCCGCGATTTTATCCTCAAGTTGCAGCAGCTTTTTCTTATGGTGGCCATAGCGCCGCCGCTACTATACTGGGGTTTGCACCGGGTACTTTTTTACCTTTGCCTTCTGAGTTGCCAATGCTTCTAATTGGTGGTACTAGAGATGGGGTAATTGCTGCTAGCAGGGGAATGTACGGACTGAGTAAGGCAGATCCCGGTAAGTCGATTGAGGAAACTTTTGATAAGGCGATTGTTGGGGGGAGAGAAGATTGCTATCTGGTACTTTTAGAAGGAGCGAATCATTTTTCGATTACTTATCCGCCAGATACCACGGCTGGTTCATCGCTTCTAGACCTACCAGCTACCCAACCGGAAGATAGAATTCGTTCTCTGCTAAGCGAAATTGTGGGTTTGTTTATCGAGGCTTATGTTCGGCACAAACCGGAAGCATTACAGGCGCTACAAAATATGCTAATAAATACTAATGCCTTAATAGCTTATTGTCAGCAAAAATAA
- a CDS encoding metal ABC transporter ATP-binding protein gives MNTVTWPGDGDWRQMVCNLKDFAGETPALQARITIAKLSVQYRTVEALRDVSCVVNSGRLTGIIGPNGAGKSTLLKAMLGLIPVSGGTVLYTDADKRGRLSHTDEGKPLMDRREKVAYVPQRSQIDWTYPATVWDVVMMGRISKTGWFRRFSAASRRVAQDALERVGMSAYRDRPIGQLSGGQQQRVFLARALAQEADVFCFDEPFAGIDQKTQSIIFNIFHELADADKTVIVVNHDLGESIANFDDLILLNTDLIAAGSRQQVLTQENLYRAYGGQVMFFASAAA, from the coding sequence ATGAACACGGTTACTTGGCCAGGGGACGGTGATTGGCGACAAATGGTATGCAATCTCAAAGATTTCGCCGGCGAGACGCCTGCACTACAAGCAAGGATAACGATCGCGAAGCTGAGCGTTCAGTACCGCACGGTAGAGGCGTTGCGGGATGTTAGCTGTGTTGTCAACAGCGGACGCCTAACTGGGATTATTGGCCCAAACGGTGCGGGAAAAAGTACTCTGCTCAAGGCGATGCTGGGTTTAATTCCCGTTAGCGGCGGTACGGTGCTGTATACTGACGCTGACAAGCGGGGACGCCTGTCCCACACTGATGAGGGTAAACCTTTGATGGATCGAAGGGAAAAAGTTGCTTATGTACCGCAGCGATCGCAAATCGACTGGACTTACCCCGCCACTGTCTGGGATGTGGTGATGATGGGTAGGATCTCTAAAACTGGCTGGTTTCGTCGTTTTTCAGCTGCTTCTCGGCGCGTCGCTCAAGATGCACTGGAACGGGTGGGGATGAGTGCATATCGCGATCGACCGATCGGACAACTATCGGGAGGACAGCAGCAACGAGTATTTTTAGCGAGAGCTTTAGCACAAGAAGCAGATGTTTTCTGCTTTGATGAGCCGTTTGCTGGCATTGACCAGAAAACTCAGTCTATAATTTTTAATATTTTCCACGAACTCGCCGATGCAGACAAAACTGTAATTGTGGTTAACCACGATTTAGGCGAGTCGATCGCTAACTTTGATGACTTGATTTTGCTGAATACAGATTTAATTGCTGCCGGTTCTCGTCAACAGGTGTTAACTCAAGAAAATCTGTACCGCGCCTACGGGGGTCAGGTAATGTTTTTTGCTAGCGCAGCTGCTTAG
- a CDS encoding metal ABC transporter permease: MLEALIEPLQYGFMQRSLIIAILVGLLCAVVGSYLMVQRLALLGDAISHSVLPGLAIAFMLGINIFIGAFVAGVLSTMAIAWIRTRSPIKEDAAMGIVFSAFFALGITLITIIQKDNKIDLNHFLFGNILGVTSEEVWNTAFIAGIVLFVVGLLYKELLFYTFDALGAQAAGLPVNLLNFGLMLLIALTIVASMKAVGVILVLSLLITPGATAYLLVKRLHQVMILGAVIGIISSISGMYLSYFFNLPSGPAIVLVASGLFVLALLFSPSYGIFTQRHSDTKGFAIWREIKQLIR, translated from the coding sequence ATGTTGGAAGCTTTAATTGAGCCGTTACAGTACGGTTTTATGCAGCGATCGCTGATCATTGCCATTTTAGTCGGCTTGCTGTGCGCTGTCGTCGGCAGTTATTTGATGGTGCAGCGCTTAGCTTTGCTGGGAGATGCGATCTCTCACTCGGTTTTGCCGGGATTGGCGATCGCTTTTATGTTGGGAATCAATATTTTTATTGGCGCGTTTGTGGCTGGCGTGCTGAGTACAATGGCGATCGCTTGGATTAGGACGCGATCGCCTATCAAAGAAGATGCCGCGATGGGAATAGTTTTTTCGGCTTTCTTTGCCCTTGGCATTACCTTAATTACTATTATCCAAAAAGACAACAAAATTGACTTGAATCACTTCTTATTCGGCAATATTTTAGGCGTCACAAGTGAGGAAGTTTGGAATACTGCATTCATTGCCGGGATTGTACTTTTTGTTGTTGGTTTGCTATATAAAGAATTACTCTTTTATACCTTCGATGCCTTGGGCGCTCAAGCCGCTGGTTTGCCAGTTAATCTGCTCAATTTTGGCTTAATGTTGCTGATCGCATTAACGATAGTTGCCAGCATGAAAGCTGTAGGAGTTATCCTAGTTTTATCGCTGTTAATCACACCGGGAGCGACGGCATATTTATTAGTGAAAAGATTGCATCAAGTGATGATTTTGGGTGCGGTGATTGGGATTATTTCCAGTATCAGCGGAATGTATTTGAGCTACTTTTTCAATTTACCTTCTGGCCCAGCTATTGTTTTGGTAGCATCCGGATTATTTGTACTGGCGCTGCTGTTTAGTCCCAGTTACGGTATCTTCACACAACGCCATTCCGATACTAAAGGATTTGCCATTTGGAGAGAAATCAAACAACTGATTCGCTGA
- a CDS encoding cation diffusion facilitator family transporter produces the protein MSNHHSHHSHEPANYNRAFAIGIALNAGFVICEAVFGIFSHSLALLADAGHNLSDVLGLLLAWGAAILTRRPTTPRYTYGWRRSSILAALLNAIFLLIATGAIAWEAIQRLIQPTPVTGGVVIGVAAVGIAINTATALLFASGRKGDLNIRAAFWHMAGDALVSVGVVLAGIAILSTGWLWFDPVVSLIIVIVIVVGTWELFKDSLNLALDAVPEGIEPLAVQTYLSELADVTQVHDLHIWGMSTTEIALTAHLVMPEGHPGDDFLARIAQELHDRFAIEHVTLQIETGSGASLCPQIDCSN, from the coding sequence ATGTCAAACCACCACAGCCATCACAGCCACGAACCAGCAAATTATAACCGCGCCTTCGCGATCGGCATCGCCCTCAACGCCGGCTTTGTCATCTGCGAAGCCGTTTTTGGCATTTTCAGTCACTCCCTAGCCCTGCTAGCCGATGCAGGCCACAATCTCAGCGATGTTTTGGGACTGCTGCTAGCTTGGGGAGCTGCTATTCTCACCCGTCGCCCCACCACCCCCCGTTACACCTATGGCTGGCGTCGTTCTTCAATTTTGGCAGCTTTATTAAATGCGATTTTCCTCCTTATTGCCACAGGTGCGATCGCTTGGGAAGCCATCCAACGCTTAATTCAACCCACCCCGGTAACAGGCGGTGTCGTCATCGGAGTCGCAGCTGTGGGAATTGCCATCAATACAGCAACTGCCTTACTTTTCGCATCCGGACGGAAGGGAGATTTGAATATTCGCGCCGCTTTTTGGCATATGGCTGGCGATGCTTTAGTATCTGTTGGCGTTGTACTCGCTGGGATCGCCATTTTGTCAACTGGTTGGTTGTGGTTCGATCCAGTTGTGAGCTTAATTATCGTTATAGTTATTGTCGTCGGTACTTGGGAACTGTTCAAAGATTCGCTTAATTTAGCGTTAGATGCCGTACCGGAAGGTATCGAACCCCTAGCTGTACAAACTTACTTATCTGAACTCGCCGATGTAACTCAAGTTCACGACCTCCACATCTGGGGTATGAGTACAACAGAAATTGCACTAACCGCTCATTTGGTGATGCCGGAAGGACACCCAGGCGATGATTTTTTAGCACGGATAGCCCAAGAGCTTCACGATCGATTTGCGATCGAACACGTTACCCTCCAGATAGAAACTGGCAGTGGCGCGAGCCTCTGTCCGCAGATAGATTGTTCTAATTGA
- a CDS encoding ABC transporter ATP-binding protein/permease, translating to MNRADNLNLLDRNFWQQLWVIAKPYWVSPEKKRAIALLLALVVLRIAVSLIQVYRIYLERDFMTAISEKQVETFFQVLSVYFCMFVLATPIQTARRYVEEKLGLHWRRWMTDNFLNKYFRDRAYYEIEHNNKVDNPDQRISEDIKSFTKGALTFLLIIIGEGFDLILFIGVLWSISPTLVTVVILYSGLGTAIVVLGMRVLIKLNFIQLKREADFRFGLIHVRENAESIAFYRGEAQELGQVKERFNKVYSNFDRIINWQRNLEFITRGYNNIDNAIPALIVAPMYFAGQVQFGVILQSIKAFKNVLESLSIIVNNFDNLSAFAAGVHRLTTFEETLSAPHSSLSGATSIDTVVDSQVSLEHITLFTPKQEKLLVRDVSVALQPGEGLLIMGQSGSGKSSLLRAIAGLWTAGTGRLVRPQLEEMLFLPQRPYMLLGSLRLQLLYPNTDRHIPDDRLYEVLKMVNLAELPERVGGFDIELDWANILSLGEQQRLAFARLLLTKPRYAILDESTSALDVKNERLLYQHLQANGTTLISVGHRPSLLAFHQQVLEIEGNTNWRLVPAQDYQ from the coding sequence ATGAATAGAGCGGATAATTTGAATCTGCTTGATAGAAACTTTTGGCAACAGTTGTGGGTCATCGCCAAACCTTACTGGGTTTCGCCAGAAAAAAAGAGAGCGATCGCATTGCTGTTAGCGTTGGTGGTTTTGAGAATAGCGGTCAGTCTAATTCAGGTATACAGAATTTATCTGGAAAGAGACTTTATGACCGCGATTTCTGAAAAGCAAGTTGAAACATTTTTTCAAGTATTATCCGTCTACTTCTGTATGTTTGTCTTAGCTACCCCCATACAGACAGCACGCCGATATGTAGAAGAAAAATTAGGTTTGCACTGGCGCAGGTGGATGACCGATAATTTTCTCAATAAATATTTCCGCGATCGCGCTTACTACGAAATCGAACATAACAACAAAGTTGACAACCCAGACCAGCGAATTTCCGAAGATATCAAATCCTTTACCAAGGGCGCTCTCACATTTTTATTGATTATCATAGGTGAGGGTTTTGACCTGATTCTTTTTATCGGCGTTCTTTGGTCTATTTCTCCTACCCTGGTGACTGTAGTCATCCTATACTCCGGTTTGGGTACTGCGATCGTAGTTTTGGGAATGAGGGTATTAATAAAATTAAACTTTATTCAACTCAAACGAGAAGCTGACTTTCGTTTTGGCTTAATTCATGTGCGAGAAAATGCCGAATCGATCGCTTTTTATCGGGGTGAAGCTCAAGAGTTAGGGCAAGTTAAAGAGCGTTTTAATAAAGTTTACAGCAACTTCGATCGCATCATTAATTGGCAACGAAATCTAGAATTTATTACCAGAGGTTATAACAATATCGATAATGCCATACCAGCTTTAATTGTGGCTCCTATGTATTTTGCCGGACAAGTTCAGTTTGGAGTTATCCTGCAATCAATTAAGGCTTTTAAAAATGTTTTAGAGTCATTGTCAATCATAGTAAATAACTTTGATAATCTCAGCGCTTTTGCCGCTGGAGTGCATCGCTTAACAACTTTTGAAGAAACTTTATCAGCACCCCATTCTTCCCTTTCTGGCGCTACTTCGATCGATACAGTTGTCGATTCTCAGGTGTCTTTGGAACATATTACTTTGTTTACCCCAAAGCAAGAAAAGCTTTTAGTCAGAGATGTTTCAGTTGCGCTACAACCGGGTGAAGGGTTGTTAATTATGGGGCAAAGCGGTTCGGGAAAGAGTTCTTTATTGAGAGCGATCGCCGGTTTGTGGACTGCTGGTACCGGGCGTTTGGTGCGACCGCAACTGGAAGAAATGTTATTCTTACCCCAGCGACCTTATATGCTTTTGGGTTCCCTGCGACTACAGCTATTGTATCCCAACACCGATCGTCATATTCCAGACGATCGACTTTATGAAGTTTTGAAGATGGTAAATTTAGCTGAGTTACCGGAAAGAGTTGGTGGTTTTGATATTGAATTAGACTGGGCAAATATTTTATCCTTGGGAGAACAACAGCGTTTGGCATTTGCGCGACTGCTGCTGACAAAACCGCGCTATGCCATTTTAGATGAATCGACCAGCGCTTTGGATGTCAAAAACGAGCGACTTCTTTATCAACATTTGCAAGCGAACGGTACAACTTTGATTAGTGTCGGTCATCGTCCCAGCTTGTTAGCATTTCACCAGCAAGTTTTGGAAATAGAAGGAAATACTAATTGGCGACTCGTTCCGGCACAAGATTACCAGTAG
- a CDS encoding choice-of-anchor E domain-containing protein, which produces MKAHFFKAVSAVTALTAVMATTDIAKAASFTCSTIDGAGHDATRICSTSLAPSLTDIIDESLFLPQFNSSELGTLNSVSLEFTGLLEGGAGFESKDAKSTSITVELGGLLTLKDLNGQSLFELNPKKLYNYSVTKYDGIINFAGTSGKTIDGVTAQQTGQKIFTGSQLSTFIGTANIEYLFSAEAKSKVTGTGNIISYVDTFAGSDLKVSYQYTRKVPEPSVIFGLGAAVILAILVERKKFRKKASNKLEVKLHTKIDN; this is translated from the coding sequence ATGAAAGCACACTTTTTCAAAGCAGTAAGTGCTGTGACAGCATTAACAGCAGTTATGGCAACTACCGACATTGCTAAGGCAGCTAGCTTTACTTGCTCCACCATCGATGGTGCAGGTCATGATGCCACTCGCATCTGCTCTACTTCCTTAGCTCCCAGTCTCACAGATATCATCGACGAATCTCTTTTTTTGCCACAATTCAATTCATCAGAACTAGGCACACTCAATAGTGTAAGCCTCGAATTTACAGGCTTGCTTGAAGGAGGTGCTGGTTTTGAAAGTAAAGATGCAAAGTCAACTAGCATCACAGTGGAGTTGGGCGGTTTGCTCACATTAAAAGACTTAAATGGGCAGTCTTTATTTGAATTGAATCCCAAAAAATTATACAATTATAGCGTCACAAAGTACGATGGTATAATAAATTTTGCTGGCACTTCCGGAAAGACGATCGACGGAGTAACAGCCCAACAAACCGGACAAAAAATTTTCACTGGTAGCCAATTATCTACCTTTATTGGTACGGCAAACATAGAATATTTGTTTTCAGCCGAAGCCAAATCGAAAGTTACAGGAACCGGCAACATCATTTCCTATGTCGATACATTTGCAGGTTCGGATTTGAAAGTATCTTATCAGTACACCCGCAAAGTTCCCGAACCCTCTGTTATATTCGGACTTGGTGCAGCCGTCATACTTGCAATCCTAGTGGAAAGAAAGAAATTTAGGAAGAAGGCGTCAAATAAACTAGAAGTTAAGCTACATACAAAAATCGATAACTAA
- a CDS encoding sulfotransferase family protein yields MKVCFITGVGHSGTTLLGLILGSHSNGFFCGETENTRILQEANKPYGKGVCKICGPECSIWSNIEYSPKLYEEISDKTQKSFIIDSTKNGPWIEQQLVTVRNSSVQPFLILMQRDGRASINSYIKRYPERDIKGLIEKWVAKMQRSNDLFARFENKKMKIRYEELATNPELVVGNICKFLEIDYQPDMLNFYQHEHHPLGGNDGTLILVAKGQGEKGKEAFVNSSNWKIDYYRNHNLGIKLDDRWKQELDPAIQSLFQEIAGKENEELQWN; encoded by the coding sequence ATGAAAGTCTGTTTTATCACTGGTGTAGGTCACTCAGGCACAACTCTACTGGGACTGATTTTGGGCAGTCACTCAAATGGTTTTTTTTGTGGAGAAACGGAAAATACTAGAATTTTACAAGAAGCAAATAAGCCTTATGGTAAGGGCGTTTGCAAAATATGCGGCCCAGAATGCTCGATCTGGAGCAATATTGAATACAGCCCAAAGCTGTACGAAGAAATATCGGACAAGACGCAGAAATCCTTCATCATAGACTCGACAAAGAACGGGCCTTGGATAGAACAGCAGCTGGTAACTGTGAGAAACTCTTCGGTACAGCCTTTTTTGATTTTAATGCAAAGAGATGGCAGAGCGTCGATTAATTCCTATATAAAAAGGTATCCGGAAAGAGATATTAAAGGATTAATTGAGAAGTGGGTTGCCAAGATGCAAAGAAGCAATGATTTGTTCGCTCGATTTGAAAACAAAAAAATGAAAATTCGTTATGAAGAACTAGCAACAAATCCAGAATTAGTCGTTGGCAATATCTGTAAATTCCTAGAAATAGATTATCAGCCAGATATGCTGAATTTCTACCAGCACGAACATCATCCGCTGGGTGGAAATGACGGTACTCTTATTTTAGTTGCCAAAGGACAAGGAGAGAAGGGAAAAGAAGCTTTTGTCAATAGTTCTAACTGGAAGATCGATTATTACCGGAATCATAACCTGGGAATTAAGTTAGACGATCGCTGGAAGCAGGAACTAGATCCAGCTATTCAAAGTTTGTTTCAAGAAATAGCGGGCAAAGAGAACGAAGAGTTACAGTGGAATTAA
- a CDS encoding ABC transporter transmembrane domain-containing protein, translating to MKANIILKIAKEEPDKLQTRASFTQLIGRLFSYVWQNKLPFFVALLVIFGLSCVQVLIPQITRYTIDYIIPTKDFKALPWVAGAIVSISLLVGILNFLRSYMMSLFGQRTIDSIRNDLYRHIQKLSISFFDNQRTGDLMSRLSQDVNAIGNLVNNDIADIFADIFTFVVIVAYLFTADWQMTLLLLITWPLMIYLNQLFAKVLRGAYRDVQQQAAAVNNQIQDTITNINVIKSFGNEKYEIDRFSEQSRSYMEANIRAVRLWSLFFPIIDILNNLSNVVVLVFGAWEVMVGRITIGELAAFLGYINLVTQPIKRSTKLMNLLQLALVAAERVFEIMDTQPEVVEKEEAVTITSVLGRMKFENVEFAYNKREAILHDFNLEIKPGTTVALVGSSGAGKSTVAKLAARFYDPTKGRILLDEYDLRDLTVESLREQIGIVSQETFLLYGTVRDNIAYGKLDATEEEIVEAAKAANAHQFIMSFPEGYNSIIGERGVRLSGGQRQRLAIARVLLKNTRFIVLDEATSALDTESENLIQESLERLFKNRTSLVIAHRLSTIQNADLIVVMEQGRIVESGTHTELLDRSGRYAQLHALQFPQKSETEANSELVYVS from the coding sequence GTGAAAGCAAACATAATTCTTAAAATAGCCAAAGAAGAACCAGATAAATTACAGACAAGAGCATCGTTCACTCAGTTAATCGGACGCCTATTCAGCTACGTTTGGCAGAACAAGTTGCCGTTCTTTGTGGCTTTGTTAGTAATTTTTGGCCTTTCTTGCGTTCAGGTGTTGATTCCGCAGATTACTCGCTACACGATCGACTATATTATTCCCACCAAAGATTTTAAAGCTTTGCCTTGGGTAGCAGGTGCGATCGTCTCGATTTCTCTGCTGGTAGGGATTCTCAATTTCTTACGCAGTTACATGATGTCGCTGTTCGGACAAAGGACGATCGACAGCATCAGGAACGACCTATACAGACACATCCAAAAGCTCTCCATCAGTTTCTTTGACAATCAGCGGACAGGGGATCTGATGTCGCGATTGTCTCAAGATGTGAATGCGATCGGCAACTTAGTGAACAACGACATAGCCGACATATTCGCCGACATTTTCACGTTTGTGGTGATTGTTGCCTATCTTTTTACCGCCGATTGGCAAATGACGCTGCTACTGCTGATTACTTGGCCGTTGATGATTTATCTCAATCAGCTTTTTGCCAAAGTGCTGCGAGGTGCTTACCGAGATGTCCAGCAACAAGCAGCAGCAGTAAACAATCAAATCCAAGACACCATAACAAATATTAACGTTATCAAATCTTTCGGCAATGAAAAGTATGAAATCGATCGGTTTTCCGAACAGAGTCGCAGCTACATGGAAGCAAATATTCGTGCCGTTCGCTTGTGGTCTTTGTTCTTTCCAATTATCGATATTTTAAATAACCTCAGTAACGTTGTCGTGCTGGTATTCGGCGCTTGGGAAGTGATGGTCGGTCGGATCACAATTGGGGAGTTGGCAGCTTTCCTGGGATACATTAATTTAGTTACTCAACCGATCAAACGTTCCACTAAACTAATGAATCTCCTGCAACTAGCTCTAGTAGCGGCAGAGCGAGTTTTTGAAATTATGGATACCCAACCGGAGGTAGTCGAAAAAGAAGAAGCGGTTACTATTACTTCCGTTTTGGGGAGAATGAAGTTTGAAAATGTGGAGTTTGCCTACAATAAACGAGAGGCTATCCTGCACGACTTTAATTTAGAAATTAAACCGGGGACGACTGTCGCTTTAGTTGGTTCTTCCGGTGCGGGAAAAAGCACGGTTGCCAAACTAGCGGCTCGCTTTTACGACCCGACAAAGGGACGGATTTTGCTTGATGAATACGACCTGCGAGATTTAACTGTAGAATCGCTGCGGGAGCAAATCGGTATAGTTTCTCAAGAAACTTTTCTTTTGTACGGTACGGTGCGCGATAATATTGCTTACGGTAAGTTAGACGCGACTGAAGAAGAGATTGTGGAAGCAGCGAAAGCAGCTAACGCTCACCAGTTTATTATGAGCTTCCCAGAAGGGTATAATTCTATAATTGGCGAACGGGGAGTGAGACTATCGGGGGGACAAAGACAGCGTTTGGCTATTGCCAGAGTTTTGTTGAAGAATACTCGCTTCATTGTACTGGATGAAGCAACTTCGGCTCTGGATACAGAATCAGAAAATTTGATTCAAGAATCTTTGGAAAGGTTATTTAAAAATCGCACAAGCTTGGTAATTGCACACCGCCTTTCCACTATCCAAAATGCCGATTTGATTGTTGTAATGGAACAAGGACGGATCGTAGAAAGTGGAACTCATACAGAGTTACTGGATCGAAGCGGCAGGTACGCTCAATTGCACGCTCTGCAATTCCCTCAAAAAAGTGAAACGGAAGCAAATTCTGAGCTTGTATATGTAAGCTGA
- a CDS encoding putative nucleotide-diphospho-sugar transferase, with amino-acid sequence MEKQISPDSSTFKQSETFASDDCGLVYIATKDVYVKAAILSAKSAREYMGDRIKIHIWADLPDLCTESGVFDSIGQIVNPHRRSKVDYLPETPFQRTLYLDADTRVVSDITEMFELLDRFDIAMSHAHRRSGPKSQRQWRREFSTAFPQLNGGIILYRKTEKVIKFLESWKTAFHEANLGKDQLTLRELLWESDLQIYVLPPEYNIRYEKYLDVWTEEEAMPKILHMRKFIDELKNEVQALSK; translated from the coding sequence GTGGAAAAACAGATATCGCCAGATAGCAGTACCTTCAAGCAGAGCGAAACATTCGCATCCGATGATTGCGGTCTCGTTTACATAGCGACAAAAGATGTGTATGTAAAAGCTGCCATCCTCAGCGCCAAAAGTGCTAGGGAATACATGGGCGATCGCATCAAAATACACATTTGGGCCGATCTGCCCGATCTATGTACAGAATCTGGAGTGTTCGACTCGATAGGGCAAATTGTCAATCCCCATCGTCGATCGAAGGTGGATTATTTGCCCGAAACTCCCTTTCAGAGAACTCTCTATTTAGACGCCGATACCAGGGTAGTCAGCGATATAACAGAAATGTTCGAGTTGCTCGATCGATTCGACATCGCAATGAGTCATGCCCACAGAAGATCGGGCCCTAAAAGTCAAAGGCAATGGCGTCGGGAATTTTCTACGGCTTTTCCGCAGTTGAACGGCGGCATTATTCTTTATCGAAAAACAGAGAAGGTGATAAAGTTTTTGGAAAGCTGGAAAACAGCTTTTCATGAAGCAAATCTCGGAAAAGATCAGTTAACTCTAAGAGAATTGCTATGGGAAAGTGACCTGCAAATCTATGTACTGCCCCCAGAATACAACATCAGATACGAAAAATATCTTGATGTTTGGACTGAGGAAGAGGCTATGCCGAAAATCTTGCATATGAGAAAATTTATTGACGAACTTAAAAACGAAGTGCAAGCTCTATCCAAGTAA